A stretch of Pseudolysobacter antarcticus DNA encodes these proteins:
- the plsB gene encoding glycerol-3-phosphate 1-O-acyltransferase PlsB: protein MDQPLITESSSSTVARAPWWMRLLGALFKSRIRIRREPVNPAATLLQALPVCYVTERYRLSDRIILEQACREADLPSPLLPFVLGDLRKPRAMFALSRRKGWLIGRSSPRTHSETLAQLFEALRTHPELDVQLVPVSIFVGRAPDRQSGWFGVLFSENWVVVGRFRRLLALLLNGHDTIVQFSTPVSLRQVLSDEQDAPNTLRKFSRVLRAHFRRIRAAVIGPDLSHRRTLVDTVVNADPVRAVIASVASKENLTLEQAQARARSYVWEIAADYSHPVVRSLSFLLTSFWNRIYDGVRMNHFESLRTTAPGHEIIYVPCHRSHIDYLLLSYLLYQNKLVVPHIAAGINLNLPGLGSILRRGGAFFMRRSFKGNALYSVVFNEYVSQLVERGVPIEYFIEGGRSRTGRLLTPRVGMLTMTVRAFLRAPRRPVMFQPVYVGYEKLMEGNSYMGELSGKPKEKESWLGLLRSFGVLRQRYGKVVVNFAEPIFLADLLDKSAPDWRAAVAQNPDDKPEWFNATVAKLADKIQTNINRAADVNPINLLAIALLATRKHALAESDLLVQLELSKALLNTLPYSDRVTVTALTPAEIIAYGERMQMIQRVSHPLGDVLLCEGKNAVLLSYFRNNVLHLFTTSAWIACCFINTRRITRASILRLGKLIYPFLQAELFLPWNEDEFVSRITATIEFFVGRGLLQSESEGRTLSRAAGQSDTAFQLRTIAHSLLQAFERYYITIALLVKNGPRTLSAGELENLCHLTAQRLSLLHEMNAPEFFDKSLFRSFIQQLKQRRVVWNDESGKLDFDASLEVVGRDAKLILSREIRHGILKLTDEGRSSLAIEPTTNPPAAE, encoded by the coding sequence ATGGATCAGCCTTTGATCACCGAATCCTCTTCGTCCACTGTCGCGCGCGCGCCCTGGTGGATGCGCCTGCTGGGCGCGTTATTCAAGTCGCGCATTCGCATCCGTCGCGAACCCGTCAATCCGGCTGCCACATTGCTGCAGGCGCTGCCGGTGTGTTACGTCACCGAACGTTATCGCCTGTCTGACCGAATCATCCTGGAACAGGCGTGCCGCGAAGCCGACCTGCCTTCGCCGTTATTGCCCTTTGTGCTCGGCGATTTGCGCAAGCCACGCGCAATGTTTGCGCTGTCGCGCCGCAAAGGCTGGCTGATCGGGCGCAGCTCCCCGCGCACGCATTCCGAAACGCTGGCGCAATTGTTCGAAGCCTTGCGTACGCATCCCGAACTGGATGTGCAACTCGTGCCGGTTTCGATTTTCGTCGGCCGCGCGCCAGATCGTCAGTCCGGCTGGTTCGGCGTGTTGTTCTCGGAAAACTGGGTCGTGGTCGGTCGTTTTCGGCGTTTGCTGGCGCTGCTGTTGAACGGCCACGATACGATCGTGCAGTTCTCCACGCCGGTGTCGTTGCGCCAGGTGTTGAGCGACGAGCAGGACGCACCGAATACCCTGCGCAAATTCTCGCGCGTTTTGCGTGCGCATTTCCGGCGCATTCGCGCGGCGGTGATCGGCCCGGATCTGTCGCATCGGCGCACGCTGGTGGATACCGTGGTCAATGCCGATCCGGTACGCGCGGTAATCGCGAGCGTGGCGAGCAAGGAAAACCTCACGCTCGAACAGGCGCAAGCGCGCGCACGCAGCTACGTCTGGGAAATCGCGGCGGATTATTCGCATCCGGTGGTGCGCTCCTTGTCATTCCTGCTGACCAGTTTCTGGAACCGGATCTACGACGGCGTGCGCATGAATCATTTCGAATCCCTGCGCACCACCGCGCCTGGGCACGAAATCATTTACGTGCCGTGTCATCGCAGTCATATCGATTATCTGCTGCTGTCGTATCTGCTGTACCAGAACAAACTGGTGGTGCCGCATATCGCTGCCGGCATCAATTTGAACCTGCCGGGCTTGGGTTCAATCCTGCGTCGAGGCGGTGCGTTTTTCATGCGTCGCAGCTTCAAGGGCAACGCGCTGTATTCGGTGGTATTCAACGAATACGTTAGCCAGCTCGTCGAGCGTGGTGTGCCGATCGAATATTTCATCGAAGGTGGCCGTTCGCGTACCGGGCGATTGCTCACGCCGCGCGTCGGCATGTTGACGATGACGGTGCGCGCGTTCCTGCGCGCGCCGCGCCGCCCGGTGATGTTCCAGCCGGTCTACGTCGGCTACGAAAAGCTCATGGAAGGCAATTCGTACATGGGCGAACTTTCCGGCAAGCCCAAGGAAAAAGAATCCTGGCTCGGCCTGCTGCGCTCGTTCGGCGTGCTGCGGCAACGCTACGGCAAAGTCGTGGTGAATTTTGCCGAACCGATTTTTCTCGCTGACCTGCTCGATAAAAGCGCGCCCGATTGGCGCGCTGCGGTCGCGCAGAATCCCGACGACAAACCGGAGTGGTTCAACGCAACGGTGGCAAAGCTCGCCGACAAGATCCAGACCAATATCAACCGCGCCGCCGACGTCAATCCGATCAATCTGCTCGCGATCGCGTTGTTGGCGACACGCAAACACGCGCTGGCAGAATCGGATTTGCTGGTGCAGCTGGAGCTCAGCAAGGCGTTGCTGAACACGTTGCCGTATTCGGATCGCGTCACGGTGACTGCACTCACACCGGCCGAAATCATCGCTTACGGCGAACGCATGCAGATGATCCAGCGCGTGTCGCATCCGCTCGGCGACGTGCTGCTGTGCGAAGGCAAGAACGCGGTATTGCTCTCGTACTTCCGCAACAACGTACTGCATCTGTTCACGACATCGGCATGGATTGCGTGCTGTTTTATCAATACCCGCCGCATCACGCGCGCCTCGATTCTGCGCCTCGGCAAGCTGATTTATCCGTTCCTGCAGGCCGAACTTTTCCTGCCGTGGAACGAGGACGAATTTGTCAGCCGGATCACCGCCACGATCGAATTTTTCGTCGGCCGCGGTTTGCTGCAAAGCGAGTCGGAAGGCCGCACGCTGAGTCGCGCCGCCGGCCAGAGCGATACCGCATTCCAGCTGCGCACGATCGCCCATAGTCTGCTGCAGGCGTTCGAGCGTTATTACATCACCATCGCCTTGCTGGTGAAAAACGGGCCGCGCACCTTGAGTGCTGGCGAGCTGGAAAATCTTTGCCACCTGACCGCACAGCGCTTGTCGCTATTGCACGAAATGAACGCGCCGGAATTCTTCGACAAGAGCCTGTTCCGCAGTTTCATCCAGCAACTCAAGCAGCGCCGTGTGGTGTGGAACGACGAATCCGGCAAGCTGGATTTCGATGCATCACTCGAAGTGGTCGGGCGCGATGCGAAGCTGATCCTGAGCCGGGAAATTCGCCACGGCATTCTCAAGCTCACCGATGAAGGTCGCAGCAGCTTGGCGATCGAGCCGACGACAAATCCGCCAGCCGCCGAATAA
- a CDS encoding YdcH family protein translates to MSNIDRAQLVQQLTELRVEHRDLDEVIIHLAAHPASDELRLKRLKKRKLRIKDIIGYIESKLIPDLDA, encoded by the coding sequence ATGAGCAACATTGATCGCGCCCAACTTGTGCAGCAGCTCACCGAATTGCGGGTCGAACATCGCGATCTGGACGAGGTCATCATCCATTTGGCGGCGCATCCGGCCAGCGATGAGTTGCGCCTGAAACGGCTGAAAAAACGCAAGCTGCGGATCAAGGACATCATCGGCTACATCGAGAGCAAGCTGATTCCCGACCTCGACGCGTGA
- a CDS encoding NRDE family protein — translation MCLIALALDVHPLYRLILAGNRDEFHARPTTSLSRWNDAPDVLAGRDLEASGTWMGVSARGRACVVTNVREPLRPGDFASRGLLASDYLRAAQSAEESAHALLAKAPGYRPFNLLLFDKHDAYFVSNRPQPNTQVLTAGIHGLSNATLDTPWPKIRRLKQALQDWIAKPQADFEHEDFADLFAVLADETLAADADLPNTGVGIEIERRLSPAFIRGPHYGTRACSVIAITHGGEAVFIERRFAAEAAFEGQTIFRFNYGIE, via the coding sequence ATGTGCCTGATCGCGCTCGCCCTCGATGTCCATCCGCTTTATCGGCTGATCCTGGCCGGCAATCGTGATGAATTCCACGCACGACCCACAACATCATTGTCGCGCTGGAACGATGCGCCTGACGTGCTCGCGGGTCGCGATCTCGAAGCCAGCGGCACGTGGATGGGTGTGTCCGCGCGAGGTCGTGCTTGTGTCGTGACGAATGTGCGCGAACCGTTGCGCCCCGGCGATTTTGCATCGCGCGGTTTGCTCGCTTCCGATTATCTACGCGCAGCTCAGAGCGCTGAGGAATCAGCCCATGCGCTGCTTGCCAAGGCGCCCGGCTATCGACCGTTCAATCTGTTGTTGTTCGACAAACACGATGCGTATTTTGTCAGCAATCGTCCGCAACCAAATACGCAGGTTTTGACGGCCGGAATCCACGGACTTTCCAATGCAACGCTGGATACGCCGTGGCCAAAAATCCGTCGCCTGAAACAAGCGCTGCAGGACTGGATAGCCAAACCTCAAGCGGATTTCGAACACGAAGATTTCGCCGATCTGTTCGCCGTGCTGGCCGATGAAACTCTAGCCGCCGATGCCGACTTGCCGAATACCGGTGTGGGTATCGAAATCGAGCGCCGGCTATCGCCGGCCTTTATCCGCGGTCCACATTACGGCACTCGCGCTTGTAGCGTCATCGCGATCACGCATGGCGGTGAAGCGGTGTTTATCGAACGCCGCTTCGCTGCGGAAGCGGCGTTCGAAGGTCAGACGATATTCCGCTTCAACTACGGAATTGAGTAG
- a CDS encoding DEAD/DEAH box helicase, translating to MDQASFLQLLMHVDWRAAFDAATLARADACVREHRVSQLRYPESARGSLQGVVRANGNAPYRCSVNVFEPNGPLVNSCTCPIGHGCEHVAAILLACTALSPAPAAAVEILQVQPTPVLRLRSLHAARERHGRTVHEILGCAHLFFDYASHRMQPDEMPRVRQLADGRQIEVVPNRAAELAVYERFEELSLLDAQLLAPLLSEGAEQLGDGDFVLERGRGEIASPDHWLPLLPRLANEGFQVEFDASFPIEVLPPAEKWVAEIDDSAARWFDVSLGIVINGERIDLLPILRRALSDPSFPLKPTAHEADDAMWLAPLDERRRLPLPLKRVRALIAPLLEWLENSSGMADGHLRLHRAQASVIDELARGTGLPWHGGESLREQIAKLREHHHVADAPAGFLATLRPYQQEGLAWLGFLAKAGLGGILADDMGLGKTVQVLAHVLAQYQAQKISARLPTLVIAPTSLVANWRAEAARFAPQLRVLVLHGSARESQFKLIPTHDMIITTYPLLVRDRDVLLEHAFGLLVLDEAQMIKNAQTQTAKVVREIKATRHIAMTGTPLENHLGELWAQFDAVEPGLLGSERQFTRAYRTPIEKHADADTQAMLNRRIAPLLLRRRKQDVLKDLPPKTEILRLVELEDRQRELYETLRLAQHDRVREALEHRGLGQSGIVVLDALLKLRQVCCDPRLVKLDAARGVEESAKLDMLLELLDQLVAEDRRVLVFSQFTEMLDLIAAALDARKIDYLMLTGQTKARAPLVERFQRGEVPVFLVSLKAGGVGLNLTAADTVIHYDPWWNPAVEAQASDRAHRIGQDKSVFVYKLICSGTVEEKIMALQTRKAELATAVLEGGSTQSLRFDEEDLAELFGPL from the coding sequence ATGGATCAGGCGAGTTTTCTGCAATTGCTGATGCACGTGGATTGGCGTGCCGCATTCGATGCGGCGACGCTGGCGCGCGCGGATGCGTGTGTGCGCGAACATCGCGTGTCGCAACTGCGTTACCCGGAGTCCGCGCGCGGCAGCTTGCAAGGTGTGGTGCGTGCAAACGGTAATGCGCCGTATCGTTGCAGCGTGAATGTGTTCGAGCCAAACGGGCCGCTCGTGAATAGCTGCACGTGTCCGATCGGCCACGGCTGCGAGCACGTCGCGGCAATCTTGCTCGCGTGCACCGCGTTGTCTCCTGCGCCAGCAGCGGCGGTCGAAATCTTGCAGGTGCAACCGACCCCGGTTTTGCGCCTGCGCAGTCTGCATGCGGCACGCGAACGGCATGGCCGCACGGTGCATGAAATCCTCGGCTGCGCGCATCTGTTTTTCGATTACGCCAGCCACCGCATGCAGCCCGATGAAATGCCGCGAGTGCGTCAACTCGCAGACGGACGACAGATCGAGGTAGTGCCGAATCGCGCCGCCGAACTGGCGGTGTACGAGCGCTTCGAGGAACTCAGCCTGCTCGATGCACAATTGCTCGCGCCGTTGCTGAGCGAAGGTGCCGAGCAACTTGGCGATGGCGATTTTGTGCTTGAGCGCGGCCGCGGCGAAATCGCATCACCTGATCATTGGTTGCCATTGCTGCCGCGACTCGCCAACGAAGGTTTCCAGGTCGAATTCGATGCGAGTTTCCCGATCGAAGTTTTGCCACCGGCGGAAAAATGGGTCGCGGAAATCGACGACAGCGCGGCGCGCTGGTTCGATGTCAGCCTCGGCATCGTGATCAATGGTGAGCGTATCGATCTGCTGCCGATCCTGCGTCGCGCGTTGAGTGATCCATCATTCCCGCTCAAGCCCACCGCGCACGAAGCCGACGATGCGATGTGGCTGGCGCCGCTCGACGAACGGCGTCGCCTGCCGCTGCCGCTGAAGCGTGTGCGCGCACTCATCGCGCCGCTGCTGGAATGGCTGGAAAATTCCAGCGGCATGGCCGATGGCCATCTGCGCCTGCACCGCGCGCAGGCCTCGGTGATCGATGAACTCGCGCGCGGCACCGGCTTGCCGTGGCACGGCGGCGAATCCTTGCGCGAGCAGATCGCCAAGCTGCGCGAACATCATCATGTCGCCGATGCGCCAGCGGGATTTCTCGCGACGCTGCGACCGTATCAGCAAGAGGGTTTGGCGTGGCTCGGTTTTCTCGCCAAGGCTGGCCTCGGCGGCATTCTGGCGGACGACATGGGCCTGGGCAAAACCGTGCAGGTACTGGCGCATGTGCTGGCGCAATATCAGGCGCAAAAAATTTCGGCGCGGCTGCCGACGCTGGTGATCGCACCGACCAGCCTGGTCGCCAACTGGCGCGCCGAAGCCGCGCGTTTTGCGCCGCAGTTGCGTGTGCTGGTGCTGCATGGCTCGGCGCGCGAATCGCAGTTCAAGTTGATCCCGACGCACGACATGATCATCACCACGTATCCGTTGCTGGTGCGCGATCGCGACGTGCTGCTCGAACATGCTTTCGGCCTGCTCGTGCTCGACGAAGCGCAGATGATCAAAAACGCGCAAACGCAAACCGCTAAAGTGGTGCGCGAAATAAAAGCGACGCGGCATATCGCGATGACCGGCACGCCGCTGGAGAATCATCTGGGTGAACTCTGGGCGCAATTCGATGCTGTTGAGCCCGGCCTGCTCGGCAGCGAACGCCAGTTCACGCGTGCCTATCGCACGCCGATCGAGAAACACGCCGATGCTGATACGCAGGCGATGTTGAATCGCCGCATCGCGCCGCTGCTGTTGCGCCGGCGCAAGCAGGATGTGCTCAAGGATCTACCGCCGAAAACCGAAATCCTGCGTCTGGTCGAACTCGAAGATCGTCAGCGCGAACTCTACGAAACCTTGCGTCTGGCACAGCACGATCGCGTGCGTGAAGCGCTCGAACACCGTGGCCTCGGACAATCCGGAATCGTCGTGCTCGATGCGCTGCTGAAGTTGCGCCAAGTGTGTTGCGATCCACGTCTGGTCAAGCTCGATGCGGCGCGTGGTGTCGAGGAATCGGCCAAGCTCGACATGCTGCTGGAACTACTCGATCAACTCGTCGCCGAAGATCGTCGTGTGCTGGTTTTTTCACAGTTCACCGAGATGCTGGATCTGATCGCCGCGGCGCTTGATGCGAGGAAGATCGACTACCTAATGCTGACCGGTCAGACCAAGGCGCGCGCGCCGCTGGTCGAACGTTTCCAGCGCGGTGAGGTGCCGGTGTTTCTCGTCAGCCTGAAGGCCGGCGGCGTCGGCTTGAACCTGACCGCGGCAGATACCGTAATTCACTACGATCCGTGGTGGAACCCTGCGGTGGAAGCGCAGGCATCGGATCGTGCACATCGCATCGGTCAGGATAAATCTGTATTTGTATACAAATTGATTTGCAGCGGCACGGTCGAAGAAAAAATCATGGCGCTGCAGACGCGCAAGGCCGAACTGGCAACCGCGGTGCTCGAAGGTGGCAGCACACAATCGCTGCGTTTCGACGAGGAAGATCTGGCCGAGTTGTTCGGGCCGTTGTAG
- a CDS encoding YchJ family protein, with amino-acid sequence MNEQFSCPCTSGKPYSKCCQPWHDGAAASDAEALMRSRYSAYVVRLQSYLVETCHSSTRPISLDLDQGNSPMWLGLEIKRHEQTGPATALVEFVARFRVAGGSAQRLHEISRFVLEAGRWYYLDGVFPRK; translated from the coding sequence ATGAACGAACAATTTTCTTGCCCGTGTACCAGCGGCAAGCCTTACTCAAAATGCTGCCAACCGTGGCATGACGGAGCTGCCGCATCGGATGCTGAAGCACTCATGCGCTCGCGCTACAGCGCGTATGTGGTGCGGTTGCAAAGCTATCTGGTGGAGACTTGTCATTCGAGTACACGGCCGATTTCGCTCGATCTCGACCAAGGCAATTCGCCGATGTGGTTGGGACTCGAAATAAAGCGCCACGAGCAAACCGGTCCGGCCACGGCGCTGGTAGAGTTTGTCGCGCGTTTTCGAGTCGCTGGCGGCAGCGCGCAAAGATTGCATGAGATCAGTCGCTTCGTGCTGGAGGCTGGGCGATGGTATTACCTGGATGGCGTATTTCCGCGCAAATGA
- the pyrF gene encoding orotidine-5'-phosphate decarboxylase: MASTNLIPTRERLIFALDVPSKSDALAWVERLGDAVIFYKIGMELITSGEYFEVLRELDARGKKVFVDLKFFDVPATVASAVKGLTRYPVTFCTIHGNNAMMRAAAEVKGNIKLLAVTALTSLDQRDLDDLGFECDAQTLVLSRAKAALEAGCDGVITSGLEVAALRAQVDPRLIVICPGIRPISNTDDQKRTVDVAEAFALGADYIVVGRPIRNAENPRDAAEAIQTSVAEALANRQKI, encoded by the coding sequence ATGGCTTCGACAAACCTTATCCCCACCCGTGAACGCCTGATTTTCGCGCTCGACGTTCCGAGCAAAAGCGACGCCCTGGCGTGGGTGGAACGGCTCGGCGATGCGGTGATTTTCTACAAGATCGGCATGGAGCTGATCACCAGCGGCGAATATTTCGAGGTACTACGCGAACTGGATGCACGCGGCAAAAAAGTTTTCGTCGACCTGAAATTTTTCGATGTGCCGGCGACGGTGGCTTCCGCGGTAAAAGGCCTGACGCGTTATCCGGTCACGTTCTGCACCATCCACGGCAATAACGCGATGATGCGCGCCGCGGCGGAAGTGAAAGGCAATATCAAACTGCTGGCGGTGACCGCGCTGACCAGTCTCGATCAACGCGATCTGGACGATCTCGGTTTCGAGTGCGATGCGCAGACGCTGGTGCTGTCGCGTGCCAAGGCCGCGCTCGAAGCAGGCTGCGATGGCGTGATCACGTCGGGGCTGGAAGTGGCAGCATTACGCGCCCAGGTCGATCCGCGTTTGATTGTGATCTGCCCGGGCATTCGTCCGATCAGCAATACCGACGACCAGAAGCGCACCGTGGACGTGGCCGAGGCGTTTGCGCTCGGTGCGGATTACATCGTGGTCGGGCGCCCGATCCGCAATGCCGAAAATCCACGCGATGCCGCAGAGGCGATTCAGACAAGCGTTGCCGAAGCATTGGCGAATCGCCAAAAAATATAA
- a CDS encoding S8 family serine peptidase, with amino-acid sequence MQYTRLTKLTAALALAGISASAVAISSGPQIPRSATIETTQTDAQNRALYIVRLGQPSVATHLRAEAAAAAQNAAPASASLGNNAGTSSAVSSSAAIPGSAKLNIKSPQAVSYANQLSAQQGSVLSAASATLQRPLNAEQQYRYALNGFAIRLTAQEAQAMRKVPGVVDVSASRNSELKTNVSMALIGAPTVWNDPAPIGNKGEGAVIGMLDTGLNFSSPAFSSFENSQYFPWYPLGGPSYQFTNPLGHGNYFGWCNAGHYPGDAAGHDPCNDKVIGSWDFVNAVATADTSAVHDNPGANDQDGHGSHTSSTSAGNNRGAIYQGGSYILSGVAPHANIVISQVCYDFNKPDATIGSTCPDTGSINAVEEAIQEGIVDVLSYSIGPSGGDSSSPWDDAGQVAFLSAVDAGIFVSTAAGNDGPGASTLSNQAPWNATIAATTTSRQSFSKQLVVSGPGAPPANASKLFTAYAGGAPFTSAFPSSTRVSVSAGYGPTNDGCSPYAAGTFANSIAVIQRGTCAFVVKQQNASDAGAVAVIITNNRAGAIGGIVTVVGLPIPVFTMSQADGNALAAFSTTNGNTTTASLGTTGVAVPGIADQVASFSSRGPTSQVNVLKPDIGAPGVDILASFSGDSTAVGEDSGTSMATPHIAGSAALVHVAHPSWSPPEIKSALMLTAKNTGLQTQAADGSVSPSTPTDVGSGRVQVDQAVLAGLVMNELGVNFAAANPAAGGDPRTLNLASLYDENCVGHCNFTRSFKGTAATATQWSVAVGTDAGVTATVTPSTFTALPGVNKAVKFSIDTSGVTTPGWFYGEVTLTPSDSSPVLHLPVAVNVAAQQIEVDSTPITASVAVGGTATGTLTINNVGGVPLNWEIQDSGSAEVEPVAQVGNNNNGYSSDKFLGDSSDIYNADDVSLYGTHSLEYLVVEGFTQPAIQQIATANSVTFKIYSDANGVPAGNPDAGSAGEIYSCTRSTHASDPTNAGLATGGRYDTVQLDVFTAADNGCPAAPTLAGKYWVVVYPTFAGNSTGTIWYRQQSVSGSGSTPVSISPSSGDTAWAAIINGDAPLNGLAMDLYTSASCGAPWLSVAPSSGTVNGQDSGTTTVTFNATGLAVGKYNANVCVNSDDENNPSLVAPVVLTVH; translated from the coding sequence ATGCAATACACACGATTGACAAAATTAACCGCCGCACTGGCACTCGCGGGAATTTCCGCAAGCGCCGTGGCAATTTCATCGGGGCCGCAGATTCCGCGCTCTGCAACGATCGAAACCACTCAGACTGATGCACAGAATCGTGCACTGTATATCGTGCGTCTGGGCCAGCCGTCGGTGGCGACGCATCTGCGTGCCGAGGCCGCAGCCGCTGCACAGAACGCAGCGCCTGCGAGTGCCAGCCTTGGCAATAATGCCGGCACCAGTTCGGCGGTCAGCAGCAGCGCCGCCATTCCCGGTAGCGCGAAGTTGAACATCAAGTCGCCACAGGCCGTGAGTTATGCGAACCAGTTGTCGGCACAGCAGGGTTCGGTGCTGAGCGCGGCTTCTGCCACATTGCAGCGTCCGCTGAATGCCGAGCAGCAGTACCGTTATGCATTGAATGGTTTTGCCATCCGCCTGACCGCGCAAGAAGCACAGGCTATGCGCAAGGTTCCAGGAGTTGTCGACGTCAGCGCTTCGCGCAACAGTGAACTGAAAACCAATGTCAGTATGGCGTTGATCGGCGCACCGACGGTATGGAATGATCCTGCCCCGATCGGCAACAAGGGCGAAGGCGCGGTTATCGGCATGCTCGATACCGGTTTGAACTTCAGCAGCCCGGCTTTTTCGAGTTTTGAAAACTCCCAGTATTTTCCTTGGTATCCACTCGGCGGCCCGAGCTACCAGTTCACCAATCCGCTCGGCCATGGCAACTATTTTGGCTGGTGTAACGCCGGTCATTATCCGGGCGATGCGGCCGGCCACGATCCTTGCAACGACAAGGTGATCGGCTCGTGGGATTTCGTCAATGCAGTGGCGACCGCCGACACCAGCGCAGTGCACGATAATCCTGGCGCCAACGATCAGGACGGTCACGGCAGCCACACTTCGAGCACCTCGGCAGGTAACAATCGCGGCGCGATCTACCAAGGCGGCAGCTATATCCTGAGCGGTGTTGCGCCCCACGCCAACATCGTTATTTCGCAGGTTTGCTACGACTTCAACAAGCCCGACGCCACCATCGGCAGCACTTGCCCTGATACCGGCAGCATTAATGCGGTCGAAGAAGCCATTCAGGAAGGTATCGTCGACGTACTTAGCTACTCGATCGGACCCAGCGGCGGTGATAGCTCGTCGCCTTGGGATGACGCTGGTCAGGTCGCTTTCCTCTCGGCAGTCGATGCCGGTATTTTTGTGTCCACCGCTGCGGGCAACGATGGCCCCGGCGCTTCCACACTGAGCAATCAGGCACCGTGGAACGCCACCATCGCCGCCACGACCACCAGCCGCCAGTCGTTCAGCAAACAGCTGGTCGTCTCTGGCCCAGGTGCACCTCCGGCCAACGCCAGCAAGCTCTTCACCGCTTACGCCGGCGGCGCGCCGTTTACTTCCGCATTCCCTAGCTCTACACGAGTCAGCGTGAGCGCCGGCTATGGCCCCACCAACGATGGTTGCAGCCCATACGCTGCCGGCACATTTGCAAACTCGATCGCGGTGATCCAGCGCGGTACCTGTGCCTTTGTTGTGAAACAGCAGAATGCTTCCGATGCCGGTGCAGTTGCCGTGATTATCACCAACAATCGTGCGGGCGCGATTGGCGGCATTGTGACCGTGGTCGGGCTGCCGATTCCGGTGTTCACCATGTCGCAGGCCGATGGCAATGCACTTGCTGCGTTCTCCACCACCAACGGCAATACAACCACCGCGTCACTCGGCACCACCGGTGTTGCGGTTCCGGGTATAGCTGACCAGGTCGCCAGCTTCAGTTCACGCGGCCCGACCAGTCAGGTCAACGTCTTGAAGCCGGATATCGGCGCACCGGGTGTAGACATTCTCGCCAGCTTCTCCGGCGACTCCACCGCCGTTGGCGAAGACAGCGGCACCTCGATGGCGACCCCGCATATCGCTGGCTCAGCGGCACTCGTACACGTGGCGCATCCAAGCTGGTCACCACCGGAAATCAAATCCGCCTTGATGCTGACGGCCAAAAATACCGGTCTGCAGACGCAAGCAGCTGATGGTTCGGTATCGCCGTCGACACCGACCGATGTCGGTTCGGGTCGTGTGCAGGTGGATCAGGCTGTGCTCGCCGGTTTGGTGATGAATGAACTCGGCGTCAACTTCGCTGCGGCAAATCCGGCGGCAGGTGGCGATCCTCGCACCCTGAACCTGGCCTCGCTGTACGATGAAAACTGCGTCGGGCATTGCAACTTCACGCGCAGCTTCAAGGGCACTGCAGCCACCGCAACGCAGTGGAGTGTTGCTGTTGGTACGGATGCCGGTGTTACCGCAACGGTCACGCCGAGTACGTTCACCGCGCTGCCGGGCGTCAACAAGGCCGTCAAGTTCTCCATCGATACTTCTGGCGTCACCACGCCGGGCTGGTTCTATGGTGAAGTTACCTTGACCCCGTCCGACAGCTCACCGGTGCTGCATTTGCCGGTAGCAGTCAACGTTGCTGCACAGCAGATTGAGGTCGATTCGACCCCGATCACCGCCAGCGTCGCAGTGGGTGGTACGGCTACCGGTACGCTGACCATCAACAACGTGGGTGGTGTGCCGCTTAACTGGGAAATTCAGGATAGCGGTTCCGCCGAAGTCGAACCGGTTGCTCAGGTTGGCAACAACAACAATGGTTATTCCTCGGACAAGTTCCTCGGTGACAGCTCGGATATCTATAACGCCGACGACGTCAGCCTGTATGGCACGCACTCCTTGGAATATCTGGTGGTGGAAGGCTTTACCCAGCCTGCCATTCAACAGATTGCGACAGCGAACAGCGTAACGTTCAAGATCTATTCGGATGCGAACGGCGTGCCTGCGGGCAATCCGGATGCAGGCAGTGCCGGCGAGATCTACAGTTGCACACGCAGCACGCATGCCAGCGACCCAACCAATGCAGGCCTTGCTACCGGTGGTCGTTACGACACTGTGCAGCTCGATGTCTTCACGGCCGCCGACAATGGCTGCCCTGCCGCGCCGACCCTTGCTGGCAAATACTGGGTAGTGGTTTATCCGACCTTCGCCGGCAACAGCACCGGAACGATCTGGTATCGCCAGCAATCGGTCAGCGGATCGGGCTCCACGCCGGTATCGATCTCACCGAGCAGTGGTGATACTGCGTGGGCCGCAATCATCAACGGCGATGCTCCGCTGAATGGTTTGGCGATGGATCTGTATACGTCGGCTAGCTGCGGCGCACCGTGGCTCTCGGTCGCTCCAAGCTCTGGCACGGTAAATGGTCAGGACAGTGGCACAACGACGGTCACCTTCAACGCCACCGGACTCGCAGTCGGCAAGTACAACGCCAACGTCTGCGTCAATTCGGATGACGAGAACAACCCGTCATTGGTAGCGCCGGTAGTTTTGACGGTTCATTGA